Proteins found in one Streptomyces sp. NBC_00461 genomic segment:
- a CDS encoding threo-3-hydroxy-L-aspartate ammonia-lyase, which produces MAAAQPVSFDDVREAAARLDGIAHRTPVLTSRTLNALVGAEVFIKCENFQRIGAFKFRGAYNAAAQLPAEQLAKGIAAYSSGNHAQATALAARELGTTAVILMPEDAPRNKMDATAGYGAEIVTYDRYTQDRTALGEALAVERGLALIPPYDHPHVIAGQGTAALELFAETGELDALVVPVGGGGLIAGSAITATALHPGIKIIGVEPEAGDDTKRSLAGGERVTIPVPHTIADGQALPTPGEITFPINQRLVNAIALVSDDDIIDAMRFAFEHLKIVLEPSGATALAALMARRLEHLPRRIGIIASGGNISAQRFAELINRGEHDGAAATG; this is translated from the coding sequence ATGGCCGCTGCACAGCCTGTTTCGTTCGACGACGTCCGCGAGGCCGCCGCACGTCTCGACGGGATCGCCCACCGCACCCCCGTTCTCACCTCCCGCACCCTCAACGCCCTGGTCGGCGCCGAGGTGTTCATCAAGTGCGAGAACTTCCAGCGCATCGGCGCCTTCAAGTTCCGCGGCGCCTACAACGCCGCCGCCCAACTGCCCGCCGAACAGCTGGCCAAGGGCATCGCGGCCTACTCATCCGGCAACCACGCCCAGGCCACCGCCCTCGCCGCCCGCGAACTGGGCACCACCGCGGTCATCCTCATGCCCGAGGACGCCCCTCGGAACAAGATGGATGCCACCGCCGGCTACGGCGCGGAGATCGTCACCTACGACCGGTACACCCAGGACCGCACCGCCCTCGGCGAGGCCCTCGCCGTCGAACGCGGCCTGGCGCTCATCCCGCCCTACGACCACCCTCATGTCATCGCCGGACAGGGCACCGCGGCCCTGGAACTCTTCGCGGAAACCGGCGAACTCGACGCTCTCGTCGTACCCGTCGGCGGCGGCGGCCTCATCGCCGGCAGCGCCATCACCGCCACGGCGCTTCACCCCGGCATCAAGATCATCGGCGTCGAACCGGAAGCAGGCGACGACACCAAACGTTCCCTGGCCGGCGGCGAACGCGTGACCATCCCCGTGCCCCACACCATTGCCGACGGCCAAGCCCTGCCCACTCCCGGCGAGATCACCTTTCCCATCAACCAGCGGCTGGTCAACGCCATCGCCCTCGTCAGCGACGACGACATCATCGACGCCATGCGCTTCGCCTTCGAACACCTGAAGATCGTCCTCGAACCCAGCGGCGCCACCGCCCTGGCCGCCCTCATGGCCCGGCGTCTCGAACATCTCCCGCGCAGGATCGGCATCATCGCCTCCGGGGGCAACATCAGCGCCCAACGGTTCGCAGAACTCATCAACCGCGGCGAGCACGATGGCGCGGCGGCCACAGGCTGA
- a CDS encoding DSD1 family PLP-dependent enzyme has product MNTTHTTHTTAKSLADPDTPFAVVDKYKALRNIERLAARTDQLGVTLRPHVKTAKSLDVAALLNGGTPRPVTVSTLAEAEAFADGGYTDITYAVGIDPHKLPRVIALLRRGVRLRILLDSREQAEFVTDAARRAGIGIPTQIEIDCDGHRGGLKTDAPALVEIGRLLHDAGCLDGVLTHAGESYFAYSPVEQCLAAENERDAAVTAAEKLRSAGLPVATVSVGSTPTAHAAEDLTGVTELRAGNYVFFDLVMAGLGVCLMDDLALSVVVTVIGHRPEYGWIVTDGGWMAMSRDRGTAVQAQDQGYGLVTDLDGRLVPGLVMTAASQEHGTLTARDGATLPGLSVGTRLRILPNHACATAAQHHGYHVTDSSRSTAGPAPAIEAFWPRVTGW; this is encoded by the coding sequence GTGAACACCACGCACACCACGCACACCACCGCAAAGTCGCTCGCCGACCCCGACACGCCCTTCGCGGTCGTCGACAAGTACAAGGCGCTGCGCAACATCGAGCGCCTCGCGGCCAGGACCGACCAACTCGGCGTCACCCTGCGCCCGCACGTCAAGACCGCCAAGAGCCTCGACGTCGCCGCCCTCCTGAACGGCGGCACGCCCCGCCCCGTCACCGTCTCCACGCTCGCCGAGGCCGAGGCATTCGCCGACGGCGGCTACACCGACATCACGTACGCCGTCGGCATCGACCCGCACAAGCTCCCCCGTGTGATCGCTCTCCTGCGCCGTGGCGTGCGCCTGCGCATCCTGCTCGACAGCCGTGAGCAGGCAGAGTTCGTCACCGACGCAGCCCGCCGGGCCGGTATCGGGATTCCCACCCAGATCGAAATCGACTGCGACGGCCACCGCGGCGGCCTCAAGACCGACGCGCCCGCGCTGGTTGAGATCGGTCGTCTCCTGCACGACGCCGGCTGCCTGGACGGCGTGCTGACGCACGCAGGCGAGTCCTACTTCGCCTACTCCCCTGTGGAGCAGTGCCTCGCCGCGGAGAACGAACGCGACGCCGCAGTCACCGCCGCCGAGAAGCTGCGCTCAGCCGGCCTGCCCGTCGCCACTGTCAGCGTCGGCTCCACACCCACCGCCCACGCCGCCGAGGACCTCACCGGCGTCACCGAACTGCGCGCCGGCAACTACGTCTTCTTCGACCTGGTCATGGCCGGTCTCGGCGTCTGCCTGATGGACGACCTCGCCTTGTCGGTCGTCGTCACCGTCATCGGTCACCGACCCGAGTACGGGTGGATCGTCACCGACGGCGGCTGGATGGCCATGTCCCGTGACCGCGGCACCGCCGTCCAGGCCCAGGATCAGGGTTACGGCCTCGTCACCGACCTCGACGGCCGCCTTGTCCCCGGCCTCGTCATGACGGCTGCGAGCCAGGAGCACGGCACCCTCACCGCCCGCGACGGAGCCACGCTGCCCGGCCTGTCCGTGGGCACACGGCTGCGCATCCTGCCCAACCACGCCTGCGCCACCGCCGCCCAGCACCACGGCTATCACGTCACCGACAGCTCCCGAAGCACCGCCGGCCCCGCGCCCGCGATCGAGGCATTCTGGCCGCGCGTCACGGGCTGGTAG
- a CDS encoding helix-turn-helix transcriptional regulator — MDHVATTAPQGRRAETDGLGPAAEDEHLIREAEKIAVALGRMFPGLCEVVLHDLRDPQHAIRTIENNLSGRQVGDSATELGLARIADPAYPSVIQNYPNQFPDGRPAKSTSIGIKNAAGDYIAALCLNLDVSVLSPVTLALSNLVATDTEDRDRPLESLRDRNARELRQTIEALAAERAGTPRSLSRKDKKELVQQLHRDGFFDSRDAAQAIADLLGVSRATVYNYTK; from the coding sequence ATGGATCACGTCGCCACTACCGCGCCACAAGGCCGGCGTGCCGAAACCGACGGACTCGGCCCTGCCGCGGAGGATGAGCACCTCATCCGGGAGGCCGAGAAGATCGCCGTTGCGCTGGGCCGGATGTTCCCCGGGTTGTGCGAGGTGGTACTGCACGACCTGCGCGATCCGCAGCACGCGATCAGGACCATCGAGAACAACCTCTCCGGACGCCAGGTAGGGGACTCCGCCACCGAGTTGGGCCTGGCTCGTATCGCCGACCCGGCGTATCCCAGCGTGATCCAGAACTACCCCAACCAGTTCCCGGACGGACGCCCGGCCAAGAGCACGTCCATCGGCATCAAGAACGCCGCGGGCGACTACATCGCGGCGCTGTGCCTGAACCTCGATGTGTCCGTACTGTCCCCGGTCACCCTGGCACTGTCGAATCTGGTCGCCACCGACACCGAGGACCGTGACCGGCCCTTGGAGAGCCTGCGCGACCGCAACGCTCGCGAGCTGCGCCAGACCATCGAGGCCCTGGCCGCGGAACGCGCCGGCACTCCCCGCTCGCTGAGCCGCAAGGACAAGAAGGAACTGGTGCAGCAACTGCACCGGGACGGCTTCTTCGACTCTCGTGACGCCGCGCAGGCCATCGCCGATCTGCTGGGTGTGTCCCGGGCGACGGTCTACAACTACACCAAGTGA
- a CDS encoding VOC family protein yields MAVTFNHTIIASKDRNDSARFFRELLELPEAPSWGPFTNIQLSDGVLLQFAEPPVEIQMQHYAFLVDEELFDRAYGRLRDRGIEHWADPQMRRPGEINNEHGGRGVYFKDPAGHAIELITQPYL; encoded by the coding sequence ATGGCAGTCACGTTCAACCACACCATCATCGCCTCCAAGGATCGCAACGATTCGGCTCGGTTCTTCCGTGAGTTGCTGGAACTTCCGGAAGCACCGTCCTGGGGCCCGTTCACCAACATCCAGCTGTCCGACGGGGTGTTGCTTCAGTTCGCCGAGCCTCCGGTGGAAATCCAGATGCAGCACTACGCGTTCCTGGTCGACGAGGAACTGTTCGATCGGGCTTACGGACGACTGCGTGATCGCGGCATCGAGCACTGGGCCGATCCGCAGATGCGGCGCCCCGGCGAGATCAACAATGAGCACGGTGGTCGAGGGGTGTACTTCAAGGACCCCGCCGGTCACGCCATTGAGCTGATCACCCAGCCGTATTTGTAA